One window of Medicago truncatula cultivar Jemalong A17 chromosome 2, MtrunA17r5.0-ANR, whole genome shotgun sequence genomic DNA carries:
- the LOC25488100 gene encoding uncharacterized serine-rich protein C215.13, translated as MEAMKEEDAIFNDGSMQQYCINHPNKKKPGGICAFCLQEKLGKLVSSSFPLPITPSSSSSLSSSPPSFRSQTLPSSSSSSLSSIIVPQTSTKHDHHSRSRIPFLLPKKNNKNKPSSSINMNMKPSSSANVTSDIVFKRSKSTATPRRTKLLDDDGDDAEGNFNTRKRNRFWSFLHLSSSSKVPSSSYNKKSEDKSSRADINSSPRISTVKPKFCSSVGRNCDMVVEEEEEEEASGSSSGSGGLDQEQRKVSRSRSVGCGSRSFSGDFFEKISTGFGDCTLRRVESQREGKGSKVISSSVVAGNGNIQHCMKERVKCGGIFGGFMMLNSSSSSYLVSGDDGRGSRGSWGWALASPMRAFSSKSSSKDSKNTSEKTPNLSAVPSLLTARG; from the coding sequence ATGGAAGcaatgaaagaagaagatgCAATATTCAATGATGGATCAATGCAACAATATTGCATTAACcatcctaacaaaaaaaaacctggTGGTATATGTGCTTTTTGTCTTCAAGAAAAACTTGGTAaacttgtttcttcttcttttcctttaccTATAactccttcatcttcttcttctctttcttcttcaccacCTTCTTTCAGATCCCAAACTcttccatcttcttcatcttcttctcttaGTTCCATCATTGTACCTCAAACTTCAACCAAACATGACCATCATAGCCGTTCACGCATCCCTTTTCTTCTACCAAAGAAGAATAACAAGAACAAACCTTCATCTTCCATCAACATGAACATGAAACCTTCATCTTCTGCTAATGTTACTTCTGATATTGTTTTCAAGCGTAGCAAATCCACAGCTACACCAAGAAGAACCAAGTTGCtagatgatgatggtgatgatgcaGAAGGAAACTTCAATACCAGAAAAAGAAACCGTTTTTggtcttttcttcatctttcttcatcttctaaaGTGCCCTCTAGCTCCTACAACAAGAAAAGTGAAGATAAAAGCTCAAGGGCTGATATCAACAGTAGTCCAAGGATCTCAACTGTGAAACCAAAGTTTTGTTCTTCAGTAGGAAGAAACTGTGACATGGtagttgaagaagaggaagaagaagaagcttcTGGTTCAAGTTCCGGTTCTGGTGGTTTGGATCAAGAACAACGTAAGGTTTCAAGATCTAGATCTGTTGGATGTGGTAGCAGAAGCTTCTCTGGTGATTTCTTTGAGAAAATCTCAACTGGGTTTGGAGATTGTACCTTAAGAAGAGTGGAATCTCAACGTGAAGGCAAGGGTAGTAAAGTAATTTCATCTTCTGTTGTTGCTGGAAATGGAAATATTCAACACTGCATGAAGGAAAGAGTGAAGTGTGGTGGAATATTTGGTGGGTTTATGATGCTgaattcatcttcatcttcttattTGGTTTCTGGTGATGATGGAAGAGGTAGTAGGGGTAGTTGGGGTTGGGCACTTGCAAGTCCTATGAGAGCTTTTAGCAGTAAAAGCAGTTCTAAAGACAGCAAAAACACTTCTGAGAAGACACCAAATTTGTCAGCTGTTCCTTCATTGCTTACTGCAAGAGGATAA